AAATAATGGAAGCAAATGGTCTGAAATgcgtaaaaaagttttttttcggaagaaCAAACgaaacaactttttggaatAACCAATACTATAGGTCCGCTAtgactgtaattttttgaattttttgaatcgtcAATCGGAAAACTGTCTAAACATGCTTCTGTTGAGCTAGAATGTCCAAATGTCATAGTAAAActtcacaaaaatgttttaagacTTTTTCTTTACAGTTAAAACTCGGagaaagttaaattttcatctacaacaattttggaaaccgccctcaaaatgtttttaatttttcgaaaatattaacAGCTCACACACAACTCCCATGAAAACTTTCTCCAAATTGCATAACCATTTTGCCATAAACTTTTGAACACCGGCGTAATGATACTCAAGGTCATGGCAGtcagaaaaatacatttgaacCATCTTCTGACAAGTATTCTTCCAAACtctaaaatataataatacattttataaaatgtctgaaaaacgTTGTTTAGCGgttaataatatttaattaaaggtggagtattGGGTTTGAAACGCGCCTATAATACCGCAATGAAACTgagattttatcaattttcaaagaaatcatATATAGtttacacaactttttttcaaattttttatcatgatattcggatattgtgaccccataggcgTGCTTCCACACTGTCAGCAGTCTTCtgttaaaatatgtttttttttcagttaactgaatatatatttgaaaaactgtttttatttaaaaagcgaaaaaaaactctagacgagaaaaatattaaaaatgacaaatcACGTGTTTTGGCTATTCAGTGACATGTTTTTATACATTACTAATtaggaaatttagaattaaccTTCCCAGAACTGGTAGGTTCGAATTGTGTTGACGATTTTCTGTTGACGTAGCTGATatcaattcgaatttttaaaattgtactATTGTTTTCGATGATAGATGCTGTGATACACCGCTCTTACGTATacataataattttcacataCTTCTCCGAGTTACGAAACCTGATCGCATAAATCCACATGGtgcaaattttagaaaagccTAAAGACCATAAATGTACTAAGCCCCAAAgaccataaatgtacttaaatcaacgaataaatcaaagaccacaatatttattaaaaagtgatgaataaataaaaattaggttctAGACGTAGcaacaccgagaagttggaaaggtttttgattttagctgaaaatgggctttattttgccgaactttgaaccaccatttctttttttttctgagaaattttcagaacgtctcatttcggtagttttggaccaataTTGGTCTagaaaagcaaagtctcaaacttcggtactccacctttaaaggaaCCCACAATCTCTAGACAAgaaatgctaaaaaaaacaaattacaaaACATGTGTTTTGGCATCTCAGTGACATGTTTTTATACATTACAAAttagaaattccaaaagtaaCGTTCCCAAAATTAGTATTATTGAAACGCTTTTAACATTAATTTCTGAGAATACGGTTTACAAGGAATGTCATGTTGACGATTTTCTGTTGACATAGCTGTTATAAATTTGCGATGAGTCGCGGAACTTAGTAAATGTCGGATGCTGTGGCTTTCAAGTACACatattaattttcacattATTCTCCGGATTACGAGAAATACAGGTAGGCAGGCCTGTTTCAGTTTGGTAATAAGAGAAGTCGTATCACATGCATAAAACATAAACCATTGATTTATTTGGGGCAGGAgacaatttataatttatatcAACATTCGctaattgaaaatctttaaaaaaatgattttaagtTTGTACTAGTCAGAGATACAGAGGACAAGCAAATAccaatttaagatttttgtaaTTCAGCTCAAATCGAGATTTCAATGAAGCCGCCATTCCAGGCCACATCAGCCAACAAATCCTCACGCATCATACATACAGAATGGTGGATCAAGGATCGTTTGAGTAATCCACATTTTTTTAGCATCGAGAcgacaataattttttgattagaaaaatatttaataaatattataatttttctagccatgcttttcaaaaaaaaaacaagttgaaaGACATTTTATATTTCATGATGAAAACGTGTTATTAAAGGCTTTTAAACCTAAAACAAAACGTAGATTTAGGTCTTTATCACTTTATCGGTAATCttgagcaattttgaaaatgttaacaTTAATGCAAAGTCGAACACGccgaaaaatcgttaaaatagCCCAAACTCGTTTTTTGTTAATGCTGAACTTTTATGAACTCATTCTAGTGCCCCAGGCGACTGCAACTCGAGAGTTCTGAAAAGTTCCAGGTGCGTTAAgcctattaaaaaaaacattaccgGAGAAAAATAGCCGCACGAGATCAGCTATTTTGCAGTGTCTTGGTACTGTGATGACATGAACATGCAAATGAAGAAATGAATTTGGATTTTCTGTTTCGTGTATATATCGGTGCACAACAAAATCTAATTAAAACAGCAAATGCCAACTTGTATTTACCTAGTCTGGCTACTAGGTCGAATACTGATCACACTTGACTCACTTTTCTGGAAACAACTAAAGTtatataaaaagtaaaaaaaactagaaaaaaaattaccctTAGCTTATGCTGATATCCACCAAAAATCACATCTTTGGCAGTTATTTTATACTGTGAAGACATTAATAAGCAAATTGGCATATGTATTGCAGTTGTAGCGGTTAATAAAGTAGagaacaaaaattcgaaatacaCAAGGTAAgtactgaaaagaaaattgaattgatggccattttgaatttcaagctTACTAGAACCCCCACTGAATGCTCATTTGtaaaattggatttaaaatgtagaaaacCGCCATGGGGAATTCCCCAATGTAAAAAATTACGGTCAAATAGAAAATCAACTTTGTAGTTCTTCCAGATGAGTCTTGTTGTGAGGATGATGAGGACGATATCTTTTTTCGGTTTATGGCAGCTTTTCGGATTTCGATAATTAAGAACACAGTTGCAATCGGATAAAGTAGGCATGGAATCAGCTGAAATATTAATTAGGAAATCGTCGTTcggcgaatttttttttgacagaatttggcaaatcggcaaattgtttgtttgccgatttgccggaaactttcaattccggcaacttgatggtttgccgatttgccatttGCCGGATATAATTTTGCCGGTAGTGTTCACttaaactgtgcctttttgaaagtttttcccattgtctttagatattttaatagaatttgctaatttttgaaaataaatgtaggaaaattcataggatgcgtacatctttgccgattaaaattgaaattctgaaatttccaaaaaaaaaatttgcaaaaccacaatttgccgaaaattttcggcaaatacGGCAAATCGACTGCTTGCTGGTTTCCCGATTTGacggaaagtttcaatttgggcaatttgccaatttgcagaaaattttcaattctggtatttttccaatttgccggaaatttcacttttagcagtttgccgttttgccgagttttccggcaaaaatcgtttgccgcacaccccagGTTCCGCACTACAAAACTAGCATTCACAGTAAAAGGCAGAACCCGGAAAATGTCGGGATATAGGCTATCGGAATGAATACCCGGtggtgaacaaaaaaaaaacaatcttagttgccaatttttgggaatttttttttcagacattttcaaacttaaaataaCGAACTTTTGAAGTGACTCCTTCgagatagaaaaatatattatatatCAACATTTCGTTGTCCATAAACAAGTCTGACAACCCCCGATAATAATATTCGTCAACCATTTCATTGCCTTTACACGCGTTGGCCTCCTCGTTCTCAATGAATCCCGCTTTAAAGTATTGTAATACTGTGGTAGGTAAGCAAAGAGAgcaaattgtaaaaataacaattacaGCAGTTTTTGGATTGGAAAGCTTCTCGTATTTGGGGTCCATTGGATTTCTTACGACAAGGGTTCTAATAGTTGCAATTGAGAGACTTAGCCATGTGGAACATCTTCTCGTATAGTCTTGCAGACAATACAAACAATTGTCAAGGATGATAAGATtatgatataaatttttggagtaaCATGGATAGATATCAGTTAGGATTAGAACAATTTTAAGGTGAATATTATAAATTGCAGAAATGATATCTGCAATCGCGACAGCAGTCATAATAATATTGATAGAAGAGGTTCTCATGCTAGGTCTAGTTAAGACAATAACATGGaacaaattaattaaaacaacCAGAtagtaaatataaaatttatgtttGTTAACAACATCCACAAAATTCAcgaaatcatttaaaaatgaacataATGCTCTTGCAgttgatttttccaaagttgGAAAGTTTTGACGAGCATTGTCGCAGGCTTGCATTTTTCGACTTGATAAGTAATTTTGTTATAACTTAGGCGCTAAAAGTGAGTCAGATTAAATTAGGGTTCTATTTGCTAGCAAATCCAATTAGGTTGGAATACGATAATAATAATGGGTTGCTGTCCagacaaattttgatttttgggacAAGTAAATAAGTGATAGCTGGAATTGCAAGTATAGAGTTGTGACAGAATACttataaaattttgctgaCTCATTGTTTTcttgatttaaaattcaatggGTGCATAGATTTCAACTATTATTCATAacgagaaaattcaattgtcggtaaaaaaaatatgaactagtatcaaaaacttttcatttccATACGGACTCATGTAGCCGCCAAAAAACAGGATCGCAGGCCGACAAGTTGTTGAGTTCGGCACGGAACCTAAAAAAGGTCGGTTGCTGCAAAGCAAATATCTATTGTATTATGTAGTACAAACATCaagcattgaaaaatttccaaggCTGCGGCCGACAACGATCGAGGCCCGCGTCAAACCGTTGAAAATCTCGGGCCTTCCCAGTGCGTCAAAAGATGTCGGTTGCTGCGAAACATTTGTGTGCCTGTACTGCCAACCAATAAACGTATTGGGCGTTTCTAAcgacgctgattggtcaggACAAAATCAAATACACGAATTTTAGCTATAGATGTTTTGCTGTTGATATTCTTCTTTGTGAACTGTTGCTAGTAGTACTGACAACCCCAACtcgaactttctgaaaaattcattcatAGCGTTTAATTAGCAAATAGCTTTACCTGAGAAAGATACCCGCatgaaatcaaatatttaacAGTCTCCCGGTATTGTGATGACATGAACatgcaaatgaaaaaatgagacaTCGTGTTCGCGGCAAAAatcattgagaaaaaactgttCACGGTGGTTATAAATAGTCTACAGTAAATGACttcattgtaaaaaaaatttaaaaaaaaactacctgATCCCTAATGCATCACTGTATAGCCACATTGCAGCTTGTGTCACGCCAAAAGGAAACTCGgcaattaaaaagaaaactgttATATAGACCACTAGCTTAGTAGTTCGAGAATTTGTGTCTTCTTTAGATGATGACAAAATACTCCGAGACTTTTTGCTTTCCGGAATTCCAATACGAGGAAAAATGTGACGATCGGGAAGAGCACACAAGGGATAATCTAAATAAATGTaatggtttttggaaaacaacaTTTCCGAGGCTGCAGCAGCCGACAAAGATCGAGGTTCGCGACAAACCGTTGGAAACCACCGCTCACTGCACGCCGCGGAACTCAACCAATTAGCGCAATGGGCGTGACCAACGACGCTGTTGTATTGCTGGCTGTGGAAATCTTGACGAGGAACccattattttttgtgaaaaagtccGTATAAACCAGTGCGTATGATGTTGTATCATTTGGGAAACATggaaattgtttgttttgtggtcgaatttcattttcaaatgcatttaaaatattgattggAAGGCTTCCCAGTGAAACACTAAGAATCACAAACAGGGAGGATTTTGGAAgggataatttttcaagtttccgtGAAAAAGGATATCGAATTACTAGAATTCGAATTAATGCAATTGAGAAACACAGCCACGTGGAACATCTGCGAGAATAATCCTTAAGCTTGTAGATGTACATGTCAATCAAAATTGATCCATATGAGTTCAAAAGAGAACAACAAGAAATTGAAGTTATACACCGGATGATTACCACTTTCAATTGAACTGATAGcgataaaatatcaaaaatcgcAACCGCTGCCATAATTATATTCACAGAAGAGCTCCTCATTGTCTTTCGTGTTaagatgaaaaaatgaaataaatttatgagaaaactGGCGATAGATATATGTGACTCGTAGGCAATGACtccatataaaaaatgtctgaaattttggatatttttgtaGATTGTAGACATACATACTTACTGTAgtgttatttgaaatttacataGTGACAACGCTTGTGATTCCCCAAAACCGGGGTAGTATCTGCTGATGAGATTTTTGCAGGACATGTTTTGTGGTTGTgttagaaagaaaaatgagtaaGATATGCAGAGCCGCAAAATGCAATTATTGTTTTCTAGAACAAAATGTTGATCtctaaaactggaaaatttatatGTAGACCAATTTGTGAAATCAAATTGAGAGATCAATCGGTTCGAATTTCTATAgtgaaatctgaattttcagtttaatttttttctgagaaattttaaatttcctgccaaaattgTCGCAAAAATAGTTGTAAAAAGCcgttcaaatttataaaattgtcaTAGTTTTATGTGAATCGAACTGGAAATCGAGCATAGATAAATGCCAAATTCTTGGCTGATAAAATGCTAAATGCCAAATTCTTGGCTTCTGTATTTTTGACTTTCTCATTAAAAACGCTAAATATTatacttttttctgaattctagGAAAACAAAAccacaatttctgaaaacaaaaaaaccaagtttttgCGTCTTTTTACGAtgctttttaaaaagaaaaattaactcaaaataaataaaatgtattaaaaaacaGGCGGCTTTTTGAAGAGTTTCAAAGATTACATAGGCCTGTAACCAAAAGTTACGTAAGCTAGCTTAGGCTTATAAgcttgtaaatttttgaatgctcGGGACATGTTTCGAACAATCCCTGGCGACTGTTGCTCCCGATGTCCCAATAATCTGAAGATGATATctttttgttagaaatttgTGTGTGACAATTATCAATCTATTCAGAGAAAAACTTAAACAGAGTATTATTACAGTttaataaatttggaaatattacACAGGTGAAACTATAATTGCTTGACAGTTTTTGCACTGCTGATTGTTAGTCCCGCTCGCAACAGTGGTctgacttttctgaaaaatttttttatcactttcaaaattagaacTGATCTACTTTTAACTCAAATCCGCACGAAAATACCATTTTTGCCGTCTTCCGGTATTGTGAAGACATTAACAAACATAGGACCAAATGAGTTGAGGTGTTCGCAGAGAGCAACAAGGAAAAAATGTTCCCGAAATGACTCATGATcatcctgaaaaatttcaaattaattttttatcggTAGATCAGTATTGAGCTTACATGATTCCGGGAGCTCCCATGAAAAACCATGTGATGGATGTATTGACTCCAAGGGGAAATTCTGCTACAAAAAATATGATGGTattataaaaaactaatttcgtagttttttgAGAATCGTTATGGTTGCTGCTGCT
This is a stretch of genomic DNA from Caenorhabditis elegans chromosome V. It encodes these proteins:
- the srw-112 gene encoding G-protein coupled receptors family 1 profile domain-containing protein (Predicted) — translated: MQACDNARQNFPTLEKSTARALCSFLNDFVNFVDVVNKHKFYIYYLVVLINLFHVIVLTRPSMRTSSINIIMTAVAIADIISAIYNIHLKIVLILTDIYPCYSKNLYHNLIILDNCLYCLQDYTRRCSTWLSLSIATIRTLVVRNPMDPKYEKLSNPKTAVIVIFTICSLCLPTTVLQYFKAGFIENEEANACKGNEMVDEYYYRGLSDLFMDNEMLIYNIFFYLEGVTSKLIPCLLYPIATVFLIIEIRKAAINRKKISSSSSSQQDSSGRTTKLIFYLTVIFYIGEFPMAVFYILNPILQMSIQWGFYTYLVYFEFLFSTLLTATTAIHMPICLLMSSQYKITAKDVIFGGYQHKLRKSESSVISIRPSSQTR